One stretch of Armigeres subalbatus isolate Guangzhou_Male chromosome 2, GZ_Asu_2, whole genome shotgun sequence DNA includes these proteins:
- the LOC134217252 gene encoding glutathione S-transferase 1-like: protein MFSFAYVLLPASWKTESIGMGVIKLYGFHISPPVRTVQLTAKALGLDLEFHTVNVLNEEHLTDEFKKLNPQHTVPVINDDGFVVIDSHAIAIYLVSKYAPNSGLYPSDIKQQARINSILHFESGVLFPRLRWIGESLLEACEWADVPQERIDYALKSVELLEALLGDDPYMAGGHVTLADISCVTSFSSLEHMLKIERNNYPKVYAWYERMKQIDGFEEFVKKIVDQLDGVIQGVFESNKEKRSSGNLLN from the exons ATGTTCAGTTTCGCATACGTTTTACTACCAGCTAGTTGGAAGACGGAGTCGATCGGTATGGGCGTAATCAAACTATACGGTTTCCACATCAGCCCACCCGTCCGAACGGTTCAGCTAACCGCGAAAGCTCTTGGCCTTGATCTCGAATTTCA CACCGTCAACGTGTTGAATGAAGAGCACCTAACCGACGAGTTCAAAAAG CTGAACCCCCAGCATACAGTTCCAGTTATCAATGACGATGGGTTTGTGGTGATCGACAGTCATGCTATCGCCATCTACTTGGTATCGAAGTACGCCCCCAATAGTGGTCTCTACCCATCCGACATCAAGCAGCAAGCTCGTATCAATTCCATTTTACACTTCGAGTCCGGAGTTTTGTTCCCTAGACTGCGATGGATCGGCGAATCTCTTCTGGAGGCTTGCGAGTGGGCCGATGTTCCCCAGGAACGCATTGACTATGCATTGAAGTCCGTTGAGCTGTTGGAAGCTTTGTTGGGGGACGACCCGTACATGGCAGGAGGGCACGTGACCTTGGCCGATATTAGTTGCGTGACTTCGTTTTCTAGTTTGGAACATATGCTGAAGATCGAGCGCAATAACTATCCGAAGGTGTACGCTTGGTATGAGCGGATGAAGCAAATTGATGGATTTGAAGAATTCGTTAAGAAAATTGTTGATCAGCTGGATGGAGTAATTCAGGGTGTTTTCGAAAGTAATAAGGAGAAACGGAGTAGTGGCAATTTGTTAAACTaa
- the LOC134213099 gene encoding glutathione S-transferase E14-like, with protein MSNPELYYDDVSPPVRGVLLTIAALGIDDQIDLKLVRLFEGAHLYKDFVKLNPLHTVPVLKHDDLVLTDSHAIVMYLCDIYAQNDDEFSLNDPRQRARVHNRLCFNNAVLFQRDAELMRSIFHRKIASVEKHHLAPIEEAIDYLEVYLTKSKFVACDRLTVADFPIVATLSTVETICPILESRWPKVTAWYETMKQLPYYKKANQVGLDKIKIKLMAIMEK; from the exons ATGTCTAATCCAGAGCTCTACTATGACGACGTAAGCCCTCCGGTCCGCGGTGTTTTGCTCACAATTGCAGCTTTGGGTATCGACGACCAAATCGATTTAAAGTTGGTTCGTCTCTTTGAAGGAGCGCATCTATATAAGGACTTTGTCAAA CTAAATCCATTGCACACAGTACCTGTCCTAAAACATGATGATCTGGTCCTGACTGATAGTCACGCTATTGTGATGTATCTGTGTGACATATACGCGCAGAACGACGACGAATTTTCGTTGAACGACCCGAGGCAGCGTGCCCGTGTGCACAATCGACTTTGCTTCAACAACGCTGTCCTATTTCAAAGAGATGCAGAACTCATG CGGAGTATATTCCACAGAAAGATAGCGTCAGTTGAAAAGCACCATTTAGCTCCGATAGAGGAAGCCATCGACTATTTGGAAGTCTACCTGACTAAATCAAAGTTTGTAGCGTGTGATcgg CTAACGGTGGCGGATTTCCCAATTGTAGCAACTCTGAGCACGGTGGAAACTATCTGCCCTATATTGGAGAGTAGATGGCCAAAGGTGACCGCGTGGTACGAGACCATGAAACAGTTGCCCTATTACAAAAAGGCAAATCAAGTCGGACTGGATAAGATCAAGATCAAGCTCATGGCTATAATGGAAAAATGA